TGTGTGCTGCAAAGATATTTGATAAATAATACAGTCAAATTCTTGTATGGATAGATACATGTGCAGTTAAGTAAcgtttctgagagaatgatttaccacagaaatcACAGCAAAAaggcctctctcctgtatgaacacgtttgtgggAAGATAAATGACAATTTTGAgagtatgatttaccacagataacacagtgaaatggtttctctcctgtatgaatacgtttgtgagaagttaactGACAAttttgagggaatgatttaccacagatatcacagtgaaatggcttttctcctgtgtgaatacgcttgtgtttattTAATGTagtactttcagagaatgatttactgcagatatcacactgataaggtttctctcctgtatgaacacgtttgtgtgaaGTTAAAGTATcacttcgagaaaatgatttaccacagacatcacattgatatggattctctcctgtgtgaatacgtttgtgtacaaTTAAGTTACTTccgtcagagaatgatttaccacagatattacagtgatacggcttttctcctgtatgaattcgtttgtgtcCAATTAAATTACtgcttacagagaatgatttaccacagatatcacattgaaatggtttctctcctgtgtgaatacgtccgTGTTGAGTTAAATGACTGTTTGTaggaaatgatttaccacagatatcacacggaAATGGCTTATCTCCTGTGTGATTACGTTTGTGACTAATTAAGGCACTTCtatcagagaatgatttcccacagacatcacacgcatatggcttctcacctgtatgaatacgtttgtgtataattAAGGCACttctgtgagagaatgatttaccacaaatatcacagtgatacggtttttctcctgtatgaattcttTTGTGTTCAATTAAAATACtgtttacagagaatgatttaccacagatatcacacggaaatggtttctctcctgtatgaacacgtttgtgactaATTAAGGCACTTCTATCAGAGAATGGTTTCCCACAgacatcacactcatatggtttctcacctgtatgaagaCGCATGTGTCTAGTTAAACTGTtctttccagagaatgatttaccacagatattacagttatatggtgtctctcctgtatgaatacgcttatgaGTAGTTAACacactattttgagagaatgatttaccacagacatcacactgaaacggtttttctcctgtatgaacacgtttgtgtttagttaagtcattgCTTTGTatgaaggatttaccacaaatatcacagtgaaatggcttctctcctgtatgaatgagtCTGCGTTTAGTTAAGCTAATTTCTATAggaaatgatttactacagatattacagtgatatggtttctctcctgtatgaacacgtttgtgtacaATTAAGGCACTTCcgtaagagaatgatttaccacagatattacagtgaaatggtttctccctCGTGTGAATACGCCTGTGTATAATTAAGGCACCACTTGCAGTGAATggtttcccacagatatcacaggcaaatggcttctctcctgtatgaacatgtTTGTGTTTAGCTAAGCTAACTTGTATaggaaatgatttaccacagatattacggTGAAATGGtgtctcacctgtgtgaatgagcctgtgtttagttaaattattattctgagagaatgatttaccacagatatcaaagtgaaatggcttctctcctctatgaacacgtttgtgtttagCTAAGTCACTGCTTTGAGCGAAGGATTTAGCACAAATATCACAGCTAAATGGCTTCTTccccgtatgaatatgtttgtgcctAGTTAAGCTTACTTGTATAggaaatgatttgccacagatatcacagtgaaatggtttttctcctgtatgaacacgtttgtgtacaATTAAGGCACCACTTGAATTgaacgatttaccacaaatatcacagcgaaatggtttatctcctgtatgaacacgtttatgtaTAATTAAGGCACTTCTCTCAGAGAATGGTTTCCCACAgacatcacactcatatggtttctcacctgtatgaatacgtttatgtttagttaagtTATTGCTTTGagtgaaggatttaccacaaatatcacagtgaaattgcttctctcctgtatgaacacgtttgtgattagttaagtTATTGCTTTGagtgaaggatttaccacaaatatcacagcgaaatggcttctctcctgtatgaacacgtttgtgtttagttaagtcattgCTTTGTatgaaggatttaccacaaatatcacagcgaaatggcttctctccggAATGAAcacatttgtgtttagttaagtcataGCTTTGAGagtatgatttatcacagatatcacagtgatatggtttctctcctgtgtgaatacgtttgtgagtagttaacacactattttgagagaatgatttaccacagatatcacagtgatatggtttctcccctgtatgaacacgtttgtgagaagttaaatgacaattttgagagaatgatttaccacagatatcacactggaacggtttttctcctgtgtgagtaCGCTTGTGTCTATCTAATGCAAAACTTCCAGTggttgatttaccacagatatcacaacgatacaaTGATTTTTGCATATTTGTCAGCATTTCTCTGAGGAATCAAAATAGACCCAATCCTTGGTCTTTCTCACCACATTAAACTTTTACTCCTATCTTTATCcttctttttatagtttattccttACAAATATTTCCACTGCAAACTTCACTGATATCTAAAGATGCTATAAATTTAGAAAGTCATCAAAGAGTAACGAGAATGCAAAGCATCagctaatgaaatagaaaaatgttgcTATTAATCTCAGTTCAGAGCAAACATTTCATAGAATTTCTACCAAAGATTTATAGAAATAGGCTTAGATGCATTCTGTGTAAACTTTTCCTCAAgactttaaaagatgaaaaatgttgAAGATGTATTCATTATAAAAGGAAATTTCTTTGATGCCAATGTCATCCGTAAATCTGAAATGACAAAGAAACAGAATTAGATAGAGAGGAAAGATCAAaagagaaatgttaaaatatttctttattaattaacaaatgaCATCATATAACATTGGGTGAAATGTAAGAATTTGTAAACTACAACTACTCTTTAACATTGTGTAACAttactcatgcatgcacatatatacatatctatatctacctacgtatatatatatacatatataaatttataagtgatGAATTCAGGTAAGAATTTGTAAACTACAACTACTCTTTAACATTGTGTAACAttactcatgcatgcacatatatacatatctctatctacctacgtatatatatatacatatataaatttataagtgatGAATTCAGGTAAGAATTTGTAAACTACAACTACTCTTTAACATTGTGTAACAttactcatgcatgcacatatatacatatctctatctacctacgtatatatatatacatatataaatttataagtgatGAATTCAGGTTAGGCGGggaataatattttgatttttgggggcTTCATTTTTGAGAACTCCCTGAAAATATGTGGTTAGGGTCACAGAacaatgatataaacatttttgcaatttcaatttTGGTAACTccccaaaccgaaaggatcccgcatttctgtagttatgccctaaatttactgacaaaatatacattattaaacGATTAAAGGACTcaaaagaaaattacacaaatcGGGTGTCAAAAGGGGAAATATCGTTTACCAAAAGGAAAGCCGTTGTGAGGGAGGTCTTCCTGCTTGTCTTCAGGAATACTTAAAAAGCTGACAAATGTCTGTAGATATAGACTAACCTCCTATGGTTCAGTTTCTTGTCTTAGATATCACACACCTCCGTTAACAAGTGTACAACAAATgctatgtagatatattttttcacttacCATTAGAATACTTGTTGATCTGACCAGGATCCTTTCTTGAAATCCAGTTTGTTTTTCCCACCATGGATAGTAGAAATGCGCACAATATTTGCTACAAAGGGGCATACAAACAATTCGTGCTTTCGGTCTAAGGTCcaaatgaaatatgaagaagGGCGAGCAAAGTTCCTCGATTCAAAGCTTTTTGCCCCCTTTCCTGTAAAATAGGGATCAACCAACTAAAGCTGTgatcaagagaaatattaaatcacaaaTCATGTAAGTCGCTTCGTGTTATTCCTAGAGATCAACGTTCACCTGAACACGAGGTATTACTACATCTGATATAATTAGATTCGGCTTAATTAGAAGCACGTGTAGAAGCTGTTGATAATTATTCCCGCGGTTGAACGACACCGGtgtcatatattaaaagtccccaaTATAACACGAAGAGacgttaaaattatattaattcacACCTTTAATTGCATCTCAGCCAAGGTAAATGATAAAAACCTCATCCAGCTAAATAGTAATTACGTCTCAACAAGAGTGTCTGCGCATGGTCActgaacctgctaaaaatagcagccaaatatttctgaCATCATTACATCTTAGCATTAGAATGCATATAATCGTATGTTTGTTCATTAAACGGACATATGATTAGAAACACAGCAGGTGCTGTTCCCTACGCCTTTATCAGGGGTCGCCAAACTATTTCGACCTTCGACCCTCAACTATAGCAAAGATCGAAACGGAGCCCTTCCCGGCTTTCaaattccttttttgtttttttttctctccggaATCCCATGTTTTTAGGCCATGGAAATTTCGATTCTGGAaaagattttttcaacaatcccAACATCAAAATCTCAGTCCCATATCCCtttccttcgttttttttttttactttatcctGAAATAAAGGGGGAAGGGTTCTGTTTACGGCGGGGGTGAAGACAATTGAGCCACTTTCCGATGTTTTCTAACGTAGACGTTACATCTTTTGGCGACTGCAATTCCCTCCCCCCGACGCTATGTATTTCCGCTTCCGCTGCAAGCTTTATGGATGCCAAGAAAGACCAAGAATTCGTTTTGCTCTTCTTTTGACCGAGATTTGTTGAAATCAAATCTATTTCCACACCAAATACTGATTTGTATATCGTAACaggtaagatatacatacatatttatctctaTACACAGTAGGTAGACCTCTTATCCGGCTTCTAGGAATCCCTGGATACTCAGCAATGATATGTATGATACAGGTGCAAGTCTCTTAAATTCTTTGGTCGTAACTCCCCTGAAACTAGCAAGAGACTcgactaaaatatattttggtatgga
The DNA window shown above is from Octopus sinensis linkage group LG30, ASM634580v1, whole genome shotgun sequence and carries:
- the LOC115226473 gene encoding zinc finger protein 239-like, which translates into the protein MSKELGKSEHYCEICGKSYSRSSELIKHIRVHTGEKPFHCDTCSKSFSQNSDLTKHKRIHTGEKPFPCDICGKSFSVNSILIEHKRIHTGEKPYHCDICGKSFSHRSALIIHKRIHTGEKPYACDVCGKSFSDRSALISHKRNHTGDKPFPCDICGKSFPTNSHLTQHGRIHTGEKPFQCDICGKSFSVSSNLIGHKRIHTGEKPYHCNICGKSFSDGKPYPEVQIPVDDFAAILQRLSQLKFINRIPKAAETYFVCVLSKLPQKVFRLAATVPIPFGFPLRNEWE